The stretch of DNA CGCTCTCATCAACGCACGGATCATCGATCACGGATCGGCCCGCGCCTCTGCCGAGCTGGCCCAGGTCGAAGCGGTCTTCCTGGCGCGTACTCAGGACCTGCCATCCGTGGCATGGCGTGCCAGGCGGGGCGACCTGCGGGTGGTTCTGGCGGAGCAGGCGCGCATGGCGGACCTCGTCGTGCTCGGCAGCGCGGATCCCGACGATGGCCAAGGCTGGTGTGCCGCACTCGCGCCCGGCGAACTGATCCTGCAGCTCGGCTGCCCGGTCCTTCTCGTACCGTCGGGCGTCGCATCGCTCGCCGGGACACGCGTCGTCGTCGGCTGGAAGGATTCTCGGGAAGCCCGGCGCGCCGTGCGGGACAGCCTGCCCCTCCTGCTCCGGGCAGATAGCGTCTGCATCGCGACCGTCGGCGCGGAGACGATGCCGGACGGCGCCGAGGACGTCGCTGCCTACCTGACGCACTGTGGCGTCGCAGAAACGACGATCGTGCGATCCGCGGCCTCTCGCAGCGTTGCGGCGTGCCTTCTCGCCGTCGCCCGTCAGATCGAGGCGGACCTGATCGTGACTGGGGCTTACGGACACTCGCGCTTTCACGAACGGGTTTTCGGGAGCGTAACCCGCGAGCTTCTCGCCGCGTCGCCCATCTGCTGTCTCATGAGCCACTGACGAGGGCGAGTATGGCGAGGGCTCCTCGTCATCGCTCCCCATGAGGCCGCCGAGCCTTGAGACCAGCCGATTGCAGGCTCCGAGGGCGGACCATCCCGGGAGGGCCGGATGTTCAGGCAGTGGACGCCTCGGCCCGTTCATCGGCCCTGTCCAGGACACCATCGACGCCGCGGAGAGATGATCACTCCATCCTGCTTCCGGCATCGTCGCCCTACATCCGTTCCTTGATGCCGGACCGCACCAGCCACCAGTTCACCGGGTAGCTCGTGAGAAAGCCGGCGATCATGGCGCCCTACATGGCGAACCAGAACTCGGCCGTGTCTACCGCGGCGCGGTGCCCGATCAGGTGCCCGAAGAGGTAGAATTGCACGAAGGCCATGAAGCCGTACATGCCGACCTGCCAGGCGACCAGCGAGGCGGTGTCGGCCTTCAGGGCCGCGACGATCCCTTCGCCCGGCGGGAGACCGCGCATCGGCACGATCGCGAAGTACTGGAACACGATGCCGAGCCCGAAGGCGAACAGGAAGTCGAGGATCCAGACCGCGTACATCTTCTCGGAAAACAGCAACTGCCAGCCGAACCAGACCGCCACCGCCGGCACCAGGAAGGCCAGCCACTCGGCGGCGACGTCGCCCAGCATGCAGCCGCTTCCACAATGGAGCGCGCCCTTGCCGACCATCACCGGGAAGGGTGCCTCGGTTCTGTGGGTCGACGTGGCGTGATGCGCCGCCCTGCTCGCCATCCGGCCATAGCGGAAGTACGCCCAGACGACCGCCACAGTGCCGAACAGGGCCGTGACAGGCCAAACCACGTTCATGACCGTCATGTGCTGCGGGCGCCGGATCACGTCGATGGAGACGATCAACGCACAGACTGCGCCGACCAGCAGGGCGGCGAGGGAGAGGGCGTCGAGCCAGGCAGGAAACACGAGGGGCCCCTTCGCTGGAAAGGGGCGCAACGGAAGTGCGCTGGCCTTGTTCCGAGAGGGCGGACAAGCCTATCCGACGCCGCTCGTCACGTCAGGGCGCGCCACTCCCCGTCACACCGGATGCGTCGTGTGCCCCGGCGGCTCGCGCCTTTCCGTGACATCCCCCCGCTCGCCCGATGCCCGGATCCGCACCGGCACCGACTTGGCGGCCGGCGTCTTCGACGGCCCGTCGTGGTGCGAGAGCGGCATCAGCGGGTTCATCTCGGGGTAGTAGGCACCGAGGCAGCCATCAGGCAGGGCGAACGGCACCACCTTGAGGCCACATACGGCGCGCTCGACCCCGTCTTCGGCATCGCCGACGAGCGAGACGACCTGACCCTCCTGCAGGTTCGCCCGCCGCATCTCGTCGGGGTTGATGAGGAGCACGTCGCGCGTGCCCTCGATCCCCCGCATGCGGTCGCTGTAACCGTAGATGGTGGTGTTGAACTGGTCGTTCGAGCGCATCGTGATCAGCCGGTAGCGGCCGGGCGCGTCCGGCCAGCCGGTCGCCGACAGCGTCTCGGGCGTCGTGAACTCGGCCTTGCCGCTCTGCGTCTTCCAGATCCGCTCGCGGGCCGAGTTGCCCCGGTAGAACCCGCCGGGCGTCCACATCCGCTCGTTGAAGCCGTGGAACTGCTCGGGGTAGGTCTCGGCGATCAGGTCGCGGATCAGCCCGTGATCGCCGACCCACTCGTCCCAGCGAACCTTCGGGTTGGGGGCGAGCGTCGCCTTGGCGAAGCCCGCCACGATGTCGACCTCGGACTTGAGGTGCTCGCTGGCGGGCGTGCGGCGTCCGAGCGAGCCGTAGATGCAGCTGAAGGTGCCTCCATGCTGACGGCCTGCGGCCCGCTCGCCTGCACGTCCTCCTCGGTGCGGCCGCGGCAGGGCAGCAAGTAGGCGATCTCGCCGTTCACGAGGTGGGAGCGGTTGAGCTTAGTGGCGACCTGCACGGTAAGGCGCATCGTCGTCCATGCCTTCTCCATGCGGTCGCGGTCGGGAATGGCGCGCACGAAGTTGCCGCCGAGGCCGAAGAAACTCTGGACCTTGCCAGACAGGATGCGCTCGCAGGCCTCGACCGTATTCATGCCCTTGTCGCGCGGCGGGTCGAAGTCGAACTGAGCCGCGTAGCGGTCGAGCGGCACCAGCTCGGGTTTTTCCGAGATGCCGACCGTGCGCTGTCCCTGGACTGTGTATGAGCACCCAAGTGGCCCCCCATCGCAAAACTCTCATAAATCTTTGATCTAGAATTTGAAAACATATCCTGGGCGGGGTCCCAGTCGGGGCCGATTGGGACCGCACCTTGACGGCGATTTCCAATGTCGCATCAACGGCTTCGAGCTTGCCGGATCTTGGGTCCCAGCTCGAAGTCGGTCCACAGGCAGCCCCATACTCGGCCTTCCGGAAGCTCTCCAGCATCTCGCCGAGCCCGCTGCTCAGAAATCCGCCCCAACAGTGCAATCGTGCTTGCTCACGCAGACCGGGGCTTCACCCAGCGCCTCGACCCCGGCGACATCGTCGCGTCGCTCTGCGCCGAGGCCGGCACGGCCCGACGCGGTCAGGCTGCCCCGGCGGCTTCCGCTTGCCGCGCGAGACCCGCACCCTTCGCCTGCCGCACCAGCGTGGCAAGCGCCGGCGATCGACAGCGGCCCGCCATCGTCGTGAGAACCACCCTGTATCGAAGTGGCAGGTCGGCGAGCCGGCGAAACGGCAGTGCTCTGGCGCGGGCGGTGGTTTCCGGCCATAGGATGCAGCCGAGGCCTGCCTGAACGAAGCCCGCGAGCCATCGCTCGTCGCCGCTGGAATAACGGGTGACCCGGTTGATGCTCCTTGCCTTCATGGCGGCGGCAATCGCTTCCTCGTGGCGGCAGCCGAGGCGCACGATGAGCGGCTCGCCGTCGAGATCCTCCAGCACGACCTCGCTCGATGCCTCGAAGCGGTGTCCGGGCGCGAAAGCGACGCAGAACATGTCCTCCGCGATGGCGCGGAGGTCGAAACGCGGGTGACGGTTATCGGCCGCTCCTTCGACGGGGGCCAGCAGGGCTGCGTCGATATCGCCGGCGATAAGCCTCTCCTCGACGAGGTCCGCCGGACCGATCTCGACCTGAACGGCCAGTTCGCCGATCTCCGCCGAGATGCGGGCGAGAAGCGGAACTCCGGTCTCCGCCGCGATGGACGAGCAGGCTCCGACGGTGAGCTGTCCCGTCTCGCGCTTGCGGAAGCTCTGCGCCTGGCGCTTGGCGGCCTCGGCTGCCCCTAGGGTCATCTGCAGATGCGGCCGCATGAGGCGCCCGAGCTCGGTCAGATGCGTGTTGGCGCGCTCGCGGCGAAAGAGCGGACCGCCGAGCTCGTCCTCAAGCTTTTGGATCGCGCGGGTCAGCGACGGCTGCGCCACGTGCAGCCGCTCGGCCGCGCGGGTGAAGTTCAGGTGCTCGGCCACCGCGAGGAAGTAGCGGACCTGATGCATCTCCATGGATTCATCCAACCCCTTTACAGGCTCGATCCACGCCAATCACGGCCGGGCTTCATCAACACGGAGACTGGAAGGGGGCTGCACTCTCCCGCTTGTCACAGGCCGCTGACTGCCCGCCGAAAACGTCACCGCGTGCCACACGGCGAACCTATCCAAGGACTGAGCGGATCGGACCGGCTGAGGGAATGTCGGCGCTGCCGCCCTCTCCGAACCGGCGCCAGCTGGGAGCCGACCGATAGGCTGAACCGGTTCCTCTAGGAGAGGGTGGATCCCGCCGTGATGGCGCTCGCCATCGGCCGCGACGCGGCATGCATTGAAACCATAACCATTCGCGAATTCCCGTGGAGCGCCCTCGGTGCTCTCATGAGAACGTCGCCGGGTGGCGGCACACCGGAGATCGCCATGAACCGCCTCTTCGTCGCCGGGCTCGCGCTCTGCCTCGCGGGCCCCGCGTCTGCCCAGAACAGCGGCAGCGGACAGCAGTCGGGCGGGCCTGGCCGGGACCGACTCAGCACGACCGGAGGCACGCCGAAACCCGTGATCCCGCCCGACCCGAAGCGGCTCGGCTCCGGAAGCCATGCTGGCGGAACGCTCAACAACCGCCTCTCCTCGACGGGACCCGGCGGTGCGGCCCCGATCGCGAAGCGGGATCCGGCCCTGCGCCGCTACGGTTCCGGGTCGCGCGCGGGTGGCACGCTGAACCGCTGAACCGCCGGGCCGAGGGAGAGCATGATGGACACGACGAACCCGAGGGTCGCACCGCTCGGCGAGCGACCGAACCTCCGGGCGTTCGGTCAGGTGGTCCTCGTGCTCCAGGGCGGCGGCGCCCTCGGCGCCTACCAGGTCGGCGTCTACCGCGCCCTGCACGAGGCCGGGATCGAACCCGACTGGGTGATCGGGACTTCGATCGGGGCGATCAACGGCAGCCTGATCGCCGGCAACCCACCCGAGCGCCGCCTGGAGCGCCTGTCCGCCTTCTGGCAGCGGATCGCGCATGTCGGAATGCGCGGCCGGCTCTCCGGCTGGCCCGGCCTCGGGGCGATCTCCGCCCATTGGACGACGCTGATGCAGGGCGTGCCGGGCTTCTTCGCTCCCAATCCCTTCGCGCTCGTGAATCCTCATTGGCCGCTCGGTCCGGAAGCGGTCGGCTACTACTCGACGGCGCCCTTGCGCGAGACCTTGCGAGACCTGGTTGACCTCACGGTGCTGCAAGGCGGCACCTGCCGTCTGACCGTGGGCGCGGCCAACGTACGCACGGGCCGGATGCGCTACTTCGACAGCCGCGACGAAGTTCTCGACCTGCGCCACGTCATGGCGTCCGGGGCGCTGCCCCGGCTTTCCCGCCGGTGCGCATCGGGGATGATCTCTACTGGGACGGCGGCATCCTGTCGAACACGCCCGTCGAGGCGGTGTTCGACGACAACCCGCGCCGCGACGGTATCGTGTTCGCGGTCCATATGTGGAACCCGTCCGGTGCCGAGCCACAGACGCTCTGGGAGGTCATCAACCGCCAGAAGGATCTGCAATACGCCAGCCGCGCCCACAGCCAGATCACGCGGCAGAAGCAGATGCACCGGCTGCGCCACGTGATCGCCGAACTTGCCGGGCGCCTGCCGGACGACATCGCGGCCGATCCGGAGATCAAGGCGCTCGCTGCCTATGGCTGCGTGACCCGGATGCACGTGGTGCGCCTCCTTGCACCCCGCCTCGAGGCGGAGGATCACCTGCGCGACATCGATTTCAGCCCGGCTGGGATCCGCGCGCGCGAGGAGGCGGGCTACCGGCACGCGCGAGGCGTCCTCACCCAGGCGCCTTGGACCCGTGCCGTCGACGACCTGGAAGGTTTCGTGCTGCACGAGGCCGATGCGGGCCACGCCGCGGTGACGTGGTGAAACGCGAGCGACGCGCGGTTCACCACGTCCGTGCCACCAACGACCAGGGCTGTCCGTTCCCCCTCCAGCCACATGGACTCGCGTAGCGGCATCGCTGAGCCGATCGGAGGCGTCCACCCAGTTGCAGGCGGTTCCGACTAACGAGCCGGAGCGTGCCGAGGATGCGAATGCCGCGGGAAGCATGCCGTTTCCATGAGCAGTCGCGCTCAGCTCTTCGGTGAGGCTGCTTGATGCGAAGCGGCGGGATCCCACACGAGGCGGATATCGACCTCCCGCTCCACGTAGCCCCATTCCGGCGTCGCCCTCAGGGCGGCGACCAATGCATCGAAAGCGGCGGCATGCTCCGGGGCGAACTCGAACCACGTGAGGAAATCGAATGGCTCCCCGAGATCGCGGCAATGGTAAAGGCGGCGCGCCACGGCAGGGAGATAGGCCGTTCCGATTGCGGTGTGATGCGAGGTTTCCTCGAAGATGACCCTGCGTTCGTCCTGCGCGAGGTTCCACCAGGCCTGCGACTTGCGGATCGGGATCAGGGCCGCGCAGGTTGCTTCGCGGCGACCAAGTGACGCCTGCGTCGCACCGAGCATATCGAGCTCCCGTCGCGTCGCGTAGCGGGCGTGGCCGGCAACCCCCTTCAGTGTCCAACATGGCGCCTCGGCAGGTTGTGCCGCTTCTGCTGCGATATCGAGGCGCTCGGCGCGAGGGAGCGCCTCGCCTCGAAATCCATCAATGCTTACGATCCGCCAAGGCCCGCTGGGGCCGCTGCGGAAATAGTCAAGACTTGTCATCGCGGGTCCCTCAATTTTGCCGCGCTGTCTAAATAAGCAAAAATCGTACCAGAAAACCGCAATTTAGAGCCCGCTAAACCAGTTGAAACCTTTATCCTCCCAGTACCCGCCCGGGTAAGTATTTGTCACCTCGATGGCGGTGATCCATTTCGGGTTCTTGAACCCGAGCTTCGTCGACATGCGCAGCCGCAGCGGATAGCCGAACGGGTCGGGCAGCGTCTCGCCCGCGTAAGTGGTGGCGAGCAGCGTCTGGGGATGCAGCGCCGTCGCCATGTCGATGCTGCTCGGGTAGTCGTCGGCCGTCTTGAAGGCGACGTACTTCGCCCGCAGATCCGCACCGACCCGCTCCAGGAAGGTCCGGAGCGGCACGCCGGACCACTGCCCGATATAGTCCCAGCCCTCGACGCAGATGTGCCGGATGATCGTCTCGCGCTGCGGCAGGGCCGCGATCATCTCCCGCGTCCACGGCCTTCGGTCCTGGATGAGGCCCGCGAGTTCGAGCCTCCAGGTAGCCCCGTCCACCGGCTTCACCTCCTCGACCGGGTAGTAGGCGTTGAAGCGCGGCGGCTTCAGGACCGCCGACGGCGGGTATTCGGGCGCGAGCTTGTTCGGGTCGAACAAGGCCGCCTGGACGCCATCGTTGAAGGCCGAGATCGCGCGCAGCGCGTGTCCGACCGAGGTCGAATCGCCGACGTCGCAGCCGGTGAGCATCGTCAGCGCGCCGAGCGACAGGCCGCCGCGCAGGAATCCTCGCCTTTCCAGCGATCGGATCAGCGGACGGTGATCGTCGAGGATTCCCGGGTTGGGCAGCACGGAGGGACGAAAGAGGGACCGCATCGCCTAGGGCTCCTTGCGCCGCGCGGGGAGTTCGGGGCCGCCGGTCAGCATCGCCCACAGCGTGCGCGGCACCAGCAGCGAGAGGGCGACGTGGACGACGAGGAAGCCGACGATCACCGCCATGCCGAGGAAGTGGATCAGGCGGGCCGACTGAAAGCCTCCGAGGAGCGCAACGAGCCCTGAGAACTGCACGGGCTTCCAGATCGCCAGGCCGGACACAACCTGCGCGATGCCAGCGAGGATCACCACGATGTAGAGGATCTTCTGCACCGCGTTGTACATAGTCAGGTCTTCGTGGGCGAGATTGAACCTAAGCGTCTCGCGTACCGTCTCGACGACCTCTCCGAGGCGGATCGGCAGCAGGCGCTCGCGCAGGCGCCCGGTCGCGACGCCGTAGATGAGGTAGGCGGTGCCGTTGAGGGCCAGCACCCACATCGCCGCGAAGTGCCAGAGCAGGCTCTCGGCCGCCCAGGAACCAATCTTTACCGGAAAGTGGAGCCCGTGGAAGATCACGGAATCGTTGTAGATCCCCCAGCCCGATCCGATCAGCACGATCATCGCAGCCGCGTTGGTCCAGTGCATGACCCGGATGGCGAGCGGATGCAGGCGCCGCATTTGTGAGGTAGTAGAATTTATAGCGATAATATCCATGGCTGACCTTCTATTAGCAAGATAATCTTGTTTACTGACCTCATATTTTGATATATATGACTGGCTTCGTGCGAAGGAGGACTGGATGCGACCCTACCCCTTGATGATTCTGCTCGCTCTCGCAGTGCCGGCCGCGGCGGTCGCGCTCCCTGTCGACCTGCCGGCTCTCGCCGCGAAGGCGGCACGCCGTTTCCCGCAACCGATACGGGCCGGAGATCTGGTCGGCCGGCGCTTGCTCGAGCCGGAGGAGCGGCAGGCCGTGCTCGGACGCGTGCGCGGTGCGGTGCGCCGGGCTGATGGCGGCGTCGACCTCACCGTCGAGACCGGCTGGTTCTCCGGCCGCGCCGTGCTGGTTCCGACCGAGGCAGTGGGGCTGCTCGGCGAGCACGTGGCGCTCCTCGACTTGACGCCCGAGCAGCTGCAAACCCTGCCGGAGGCCGGCCCCGCCGCGGCGATTCCGCCGGACGAGACGATCCGGGTCGGACTGGTGAAGCCGTTTCATTGAGGCCTCCTCATGCCGCCGGCGCCGCGGCGCGGCGCGACAGGTGGGCGGCGAGCGCGCCAAGCGCGCCCTCGCTCGTGCGCCGGCCGAGCCCAATCCGCAGGCCGTCTTCCGCCACCGGCGCCAGCGGCGAGCGCCAGAGCGAGCCGGGCAGCACGAGGATGCCGGCCTTCCCCGCCAACTCGCGGGCGAAGGCCTCGCTCGAGTTCGCGCCGCGGTATCGCACGAAGGCGAAGGCGAGGTTCTGGGCCGGGCCCATCTCCAGGAGGCCTGGGCAGCAGGCGGCGATCTGCTGCAGCCGCGAGGCATTTTGCGTGCCGATGGCGCGGTTGCGGCCGCGGATCGTCGCCTCGGATTTCAGCGCGACATGGGCGAGCACCTCGCTCGTTGCGGAGAGGCAGCTCGACGAGCGGCTCTTGGCGACGACGATCCGGGCCAGCAGGTCGCGGTCCCGGCTCGCGGCCCAGCCGACCCGCAGGCCCGGTAGGCCGAAGCCCTTGGATAGGCCGTTGACGCTGACACCTCGTTCGTAGAGGTCCGCCACCACCGGCGGGGCGCCCGCCGTGGCGGTCAGGCCGTAGACCTCGTCGTTGACGAGCCAGATCCCGCGCGCACGGCAGAGGCGCACCAGGGCCTCGAGCCCATCAGAGTCGAGCTGCGCCCCGGTGGGCGAGTTCGGCAGGTTCATCAGCACCAGGCGCGTCTCGGGCCTGAGAGCGGCGGCGATCCGGTCCGCGTCGAGGTGCCAAGCTCCGGCCTCCTCCCGAAGCGGCACGCCGGTCGTCGCGCAGAGCGAGGTCACGGCCTGCTCGGCGGGCTGGTAGATCGGCAGGACGACGACCGCGTGGTCGCCCGGCTGCACGAGCGACGCCACCGTGCAGGACAAGGCCTCCTGCGCGCCGCTGCAGCACACGAGGTCGTCCCCCGACAGGGTCGCGTGGCGCGCCGCCAAAGCCGCCCGCAGCCAGGGCGCCCCCCACGGGTCCGGGTAGCCAAGGTCCAGGCGCTCCCAGCGCGCTCGGTCCTCGTGGTCGGCGCGGGCGAGCAGGTCGGCGAGGGCGAGGGGCTCGCACTCGCTCGCCGCGAGGTCGTGGCGGATACCCGGCGCCCAGCGGGCCAGGAACGCGGCGAGGGCGAAGGTCGCGGTCACGGCGCCCCTCCGGCCACGTCAGAGGCTCCAGCGCAGGCCGCAGCCGGCGCAGGCGCGGGGCGGTTCGTCGGAGAGCAGCGCCGCCCGGAAGTCCCGGTAGGCCGGCCCGTTCCAGATTGCCCGCAGCTCGTCGCGGGTCGCGTCGCCGAGCGTGTAGTTCTCGTAGCCGCGCTGCGAGAAGGGCGCGATGCAGCAGGGCAGGGCCCGGCCGTTGGCGGTGACGTACATCACCGTCCAGGGCCGGCGGCAGAGCGACCAGGACGCCTTGTCCTCCGTCCGCCGGACGCTCAGACCCGGCTCGGAGGCGGCGCCGGAGGCCGAGAAGATGAGCCCGAGCGAGGCGGCGAGCGCCGCGGCCTCCTCTAGCATCGCCGCGTCCTCCCGCGTCATGCGCTCGTAGAGCGCCTGGTCGGGCCGGGCGAGGCCCGTCGCCGCGTCCTCGAAGAAGACGAGGCGCTGGAGATGGACCTCTCCGACGCCGATCTCCGCCGCGACCCGCACGAAGGCGGGCAGCTCGTGGATCGTCTCCTTGAGCCCCGTCAGCCAGGCCGAGACGCGCGGGCGCTCCCGCCCCTCGCGCACCTGCAGCTCGCGGAAGGCGCGGACGTTGCGCAGGATGCGGCCGAAATAGTCCTTGCCCCGGATCGCCCGGTAGGAGGCTGCGCTGGCGGCGTCGAGGGAGACCCGCAGCTCGTCGAGGCCCGCCTCCATCACGGCCCGGCCCCTCTTCTCGGTGAGCACCGTGCCGTTGGTGTTGAACAGGACGTAGGCGCCCCGCTCCTTGAGGTGGCGGACCATGCGCGGCAGGTCCTTGACCAGCATCGGCTCGCCGACCCCGTGCAGGACCGCGCGCTGCACGCCCGGCACCTGATCGACGATGCGCGTGAACAGCTCCCAGCTCATGTCGGCCGGCGGCTCGAGCTCCTCGTAGGTGCGCGGGCAGGTGGTGCAGAGCAGGTTGCAGCGGTTCGTCACCTCCAGGTAGAGGCAGACCGGCGGGGCCTCGGCGCGAGATCCGACCCGGGCCGGAGCGGCGTCGTGGTAGCGGCGCGGGTCGGTCGCGAGGGCGACGGCATGCGTCATGGGGCTCGTCCGGAAAGGGTCGGGGGCGTATCCGCGCGCTGCGGCATGCGCGGGGCGGGCTTCCTGGGGTGGCGCTGTCGCATCAGGCGACCTCCGGTTCCCGCGGCCGGGCGAGGTCCAGGCGGTCGGCGAGGTCGGTGCGGGCGAAGGTATCGCGCAGGAAGGCGGCGGTGGCCGGTGCCGGGTGTAGGGCGGGCCTCTCCGGGCCCGGACGATAGCCTTGGAGAACCTCGGCGACGAGCCGGCGGAGGCTGGCGCGGTCGTCGACGTCGTACCAGGTCGGCAGGATCTCGACCGGCAGCCCGATCTCGGCGGCGCGCGCGAGGGTCTGGGCCGCGACGCGCTCCGTCGACCAGTCGATCGCCTCGAACAGCCGGCGATGGGGCGCCTTCAGGCCAAGCACCCAGTACCCGCCATCCTCCGCCGGACCCAGCACCGCACGGTCGCCGGGGCGCGCCAGCCGGTCCGCCAACTCCACCAGCAGGCCCGTCGGCAGGGTCGGGCTGTCGGCGTTCAGCACGCAGGCGGCCTCGTGGCCCCGCTCGAACAGCGCGGTCACGGCGTGGAACAGGCACGCGCCGAAGCCCGGCAGCCACGTCTCGATCAGCCCGATCCCCGGAGGCAGCGCATGGTGAAAGAAGCTCTCGCTGCCGGGGGGCCGTAGGCCATGTAGCTCGCCAGCGGCGCCCCCGCCGCGCGGGCGGCCGCGAGATTGGCGGCCACATCCCTCAGAAACGCCGTGTTGAGGCCGGCGGCCTCCTCGTAGGTGAGGGGCGGCACCAGACGGGTCTTGGTCCGTCCGGGAGCCGAGGCCTTCGCCATCACCGCCACGCCGCATGATGCCTGTCGTGCACCCATTGATCCTGCGTCCCCGTCGCGGGCCGTGCGGCCCGCTCGTCCCCGCCCTCGTTCGTGCCGGCGCAACGGTCGCGCTCGTGCAGCTCCTGCGCCGGCCATGGCTGCTAAACTACCGGTCACGGTCGCGCTTCGCTTTCGGAATCCTGCTGCACTTGCGAAATGCTCGCGTCCGGCACGCCCTCCGGCGGGTGGCTCTCTACTTCGTGAACCGGGGATCCGCAGTCGGGGGAGGCGCTCCTCTTGGGGAATCCGTCCTATGGACGCTTGCATGCGAACCCAGGGGAATGCTTCCTGTGCTGCGATGCACTCGCGAGGAGAGGTGAGGAGGCCGCGAATGTCCCGGGTGGGCTATGTCCCCTACCTGAACCCGGCCGTGGCGCAGAGGTGGCGTGCCTGGGATCGGTTCGCTCTCGGGCGGTCGGGCGCGACCGTCGTCGAAGCGGAGATGACGGCGTGGAGCGGGTCCGTCCCGGGCTCGCTCGAGACGGTCATCCACGTGCTCGCACCGAGCCACCCGCCGGTCGAGGCGTCGCGCGACATCGGCGACGGGCGCCGCACCACGTTGGCCCGGCCGGGCGAGGTCTGCGTCACGCCCGCGCGCAGTCCGGGTGACTGGGCCTGGGGCGACCTGATCCGCGACGTCAACCTCGTGATCCCTCACCGGCTGCTCGCCCGCGCGGCGGACGATGCCGGCCTTCCCGACCTGCCGGACCTGATGCCGCTCGCGCGAGAGCCCCGGCACGAGCCCCTGATCGAGGGCCTCGTGCTCCATCTCGCCGCCATCGGCCGCGGCACGGTCGCGGCTTCGGCGGCCGAAATCGACCACGCCGTCGGGCTCGTCGCGTGCTGGCTGCTGCGGCAGGCCGTGCCGCGGGAGGCGGCGCCGCGCGGCGGATTGCGGCCGGCCGCGCTCGGGCGCGTGCGCGCCCATGTCGAGGAGAATATCGACCGAGACCTGTCTGTCGGCGAACTCGCCGATCTCGTCGGCCTGTCGATCCCCTACTTCTCCCACGCCTTTCGGACCTCGACCGGGGAGGCGCCCTACCGTTACGTGCTGCGCCGCCGCTGCGCCCACGCGCAGGAGCGCCTGCTCGGCCGCGAGACCCTCACCGAGATCGCCCTCTCGCTCGGCTTCGCGAGCCAGTCGCACTTCACGACCGCGTTCCGGCAGGCGACCGGGATGACGCCCGCAGCCTGGCGCCGGGAGCGGATGGGCTGAGCACCTGCACCCCGACAGCCTGGCTCACCGCCGCGGCGCCGGGCCCGTCGCCACGCGCAGGAATGTTGTCACGATTCGGCTTCCCGCCCGGAATGTGCCGCCGAGCGAGCCCGCGACCTTCGAGGTTCCGCCCGCCCGGCGCCTGTACGGTAGGGGGACTTCCGCGATGCGCAGGCGTGCGCGGGCGGCCTGCATCTGCATCTCGATGTTCCAGCCGTATGTCATCTCCCGCAACTCCAGCCGGGCGAGCGCCGCCCGGTCGATCGCCCGGAAGGCGCACATGTCGGAATAGGACACGCCGGTGAGCGCGCCGATGCCGAGGCCCGCGAGGCGCCCGGCGAGCACCTGGTGCCAGAGCATCGACCCG from Methylobacterium aquaticum encodes:
- a CDS encoding cytochrome b/b6 domain-containing protein; the encoded protein is MRRLHPLAIRVMHWTNAAAMIVLIGSGWGIYNDSVIFHGLHFPVKIGSWAAESLLWHFAAMWVLALNGTAYLIYGVATGRLRERLLPIRLGEVVETVRETLRFNLAHEDLTMYNAVQKILYIVVILAGIAQVVSGLAIWKPVQFSGLVALLGGFQSARLIHFLGMAVIVGFLVVHVALSLLVPRTLWAMLTGGPELPARRKEP
- a CDS encoding radical SAM/SPASM domain-containing protein, whose product is MTHAVALATDPRRYHDAAPARVGSRAEAPPVCLYLEVTNRCNLLCTTCPRTYEELEPPADMSWELFTRIVDQVPGVQRAVLHGVGEPMLVKDLPRMVRHLKERGAYVLFNTNGTVLTEKRGRAVMEAGLDELRVSLDAASAASYRAIRGKDYFGRILRNVRAFRELQVREGRERPRVSAWLTGLKETIHELPAFVRVAAEIGVGEVHLQRLVFFEDAATGLARPDQALYERMTREDAAMLEEAAALAASLGLIFSASGAASEPGLSVRRTEDKASWSLCRRPWTVMYVTANGRALPCCIAPFSQRGYENYTLGDATRDELRAIWNGPAYRDFRAALLSDEPPRACAGCGLRWSL
- a CDS encoding universal stress protein; protein product: MSIANIMVPLDLAPASWDRLTIARSIAERLSAQLVGVSACEALPTHLYGKGALINARIIDHGSARASAELAQVEAVFLARTQDLPSVAWRARRGDLRVVLAEQARMADLVVLGSADPDDGQGWCAALAPGELILQLGCPVLLVPSGVASLAGTRVVVGWKDSREARRAVRDSLPLLLRADSVCIATVGAETMPDGAEDVAAYLTHCGVAETTIVRSAASRSVAACLLAVARQIEADLIVTGAYGHSRFHERVFGSVTRELLAASPICCLMSH
- a CDS encoding molybdopterin-dependent oxidoreductase is translated as MRSLFRPSVLPNPGILDDHRPLIRSLERRGFLRGGLSLGALTMLTGCDVGDSTSVGHALRAISAFNDGVQAALFDPNKLAPEYPPSAVLKPPRFNAYYPVEEVKPVDGATWRLELAGLIQDRRPWTREMIAALPQRETIIRHICVEGWDYIGQWSGVPLRTFLERVGADLRAKYVAFKTADDYPSSIDMATALHPQTLLATTYAGETLPDPFGYPLRLRMSTKLGFKNPKWITAIEVTNTYPGGYWEDKGFNWFSGL
- a CDS encoding TIGR04282 family arsenosugar biosynthesis glycosyltransferase, translated to MPPGIGLIETWLPGFGACLFHAVTALFERGHEAACVLNADSPTLPTGLLVELADRLARPGDRAVLGPAEDGGYWVLGLKAPHRRLFEAIDWSTERVAAQTLARAAEIGLPVEILPTWYDVDDRASLRRLVAEVLQGYRPGPERPALHPAPATAAFLRDTFARTDLADRLDLARPREPEVA
- a CDS encoding chlorite dismutase family protein; this translates as MTSLDYFRSGPSGPWRIVSIDGFRGEALPRAERLDIAAEAAQPAEAPCWTLKGVAGHARYATRRELDMLGATQASLGRREATCAALIPIRKSQAWWNLAQDERRVIFEETSHHTAIGTAYLPAVARRLYHCRDLGEPFDFLTWFEFAPEHAAAFDALVAALRATPEWGYVEREVDIRLVWDPAASHQAASPKS
- a CDS encoding pyridoxal phosphate-dependent aminotransferase, which produces MTATFALAAFLARWAPGIRHDLAASECEPLALADLLARADHEDRARWERLDLGYPDPWGAPWLRAALAARHATLSGDDLVCCSGAQEALSCTVASLVQPGDHAVVVLPIYQPAEQAVTSLCATTGVPLREEAGAWHLDADRIAAALRPETRLVLMNLPNSPTGAQLDSDGLEALVRLCRARGIWLVNDEVYGLTATAGAPPVVADLYERGVSVNGLSKGFGLPGLRVGWAASRDRDLLARIVVAKSRSSSCLSATSEVLAHVALKSEATIRGRNRAIGTQNASRLQQIAACCPGLLEMGPAQNLAFAFVRYRGANSSEAFARELAGKAGILVLPGSLWRSPLAPVAEDGLRIGLGRRTSEGALGALAAHLSRRAAAPAA
- a CDS encoding LysR family transcriptional regulator; this encodes MEMHQVRYFLAVAEHLNFTRAAERLHVAQPSLTRAIQKLEDELGGPLFRRERANTHLTELGRLMRPHLQMTLGAAEAAKRQAQSFRKRETGQLTVGACSSIAAETGVPLLARISAEIGELAVQVEIGPADLVEERLIAGDIDAALLAPVEGAADNRHPRFDLRAIAEDMFCVAFAPGHRFEASSEVVLEDLDGEPLIVRLGCRHEEAIAAAMKARSINRVTRYSSGDERWLAGFVQAGLGCILWPETTARARALPFRRLADLPLRYRVVLTTMAGRCRSPALATLVRQAKGAGLARQAEAAGAA